Proteins encoded in a region of the Drosophila sechellia strain sech25 chromosome 2L, ASM438219v1, whole genome shotgun sequence genome:
- the LOC6611319 gene encoding dynactin subunit 5, translated as MEIPDTYYSKDEYVETASGNKVSRHTVLCGSQNIILNGKVIVQSGAIIRGDLANVRTGRYCVIGKNSVIRPPYKQFSKGIAFFPMHVGEHVFVGEGAVVSAGTIGSYVYIGKNAIIGRRCVLKDCCVIEDGAVLPPETTVSSYMRYTARGTIEGGQGNPYFVPAAMQDEMINYTKSFYEHFVRAPAPAS; from the exons ATGGAAATTCCGGATACCTACTACAGCAAGGATGAATACGTGGAGACG GCTTCGGGGAACAAAGTTAGTCGCCACACGGTGCTCTGTGGATCCCAAAACATCATTTTGAACGGCAAGGTGATCGTACAGAGCGGCGCCATCATTCGCGGCGATCTGGCCAATGTCCGGACGGGAAGATATTGTGTGATTGGCAAGAACTCCGTCATCCGACCGCCGTACAAACAATTCAGCAAGGGAATCGCCTTCTTTCCCATGCACGTCGGTGAACATGTTTTCGTGGGCGAAGGGGCCGTCGTCTCGGCGGGCACCATTGGATCCTATGTGTACATCGGCAAGAATGCCATTATC GGCCGTCGCTGTGTTTTGAAGGACTGTTGTGTGATTGAGGATGGTGCTGTCCTGCCGCCAGAAACTACCGTGTCCAGCTACATGCGTTATACCGCGAGGGGAACCATCGAGGGTGGCCAAGGCAATCCGTACTTTGTGCCCGCCGCCATGCAGGACGAGATGATCAACTACACTAAGTCATTCTACGAGCATTTCGTGAGGGCTCCAGCGCCAGCCAGCTGA
- the LOC6611320 gene encoding ankyrin repeat domain-containing protein 49, whose amino-acid sequence MGDYDSDDEKSQVEKLRHAKVPRGMFVSGWDDDADELIEEDKNPQSSIERMILWAVNENRISEVREILKLDADTVNAKDNDGYTPLHRAAYNNFVDMAKLLLQYRANPNARTELGWTPLHSACKWNNADCAHLLLQFGAEVNAESDGKQTPLHITATVSNCRNTATVLLLDRNILPRKENNSEELASVIARRTGMSFPIFESGEEAYDCETGLID is encoded by the exons ATGGGAGATTACGATTCCGATGATGAAAAATCCCAGGTGGAGAAGCTGCGCCACGCCAAAGTGCCGCGCGGAATGTTCGTGAGCGGCTGGGACGACGATGCCGACGAACTGATCGAGGAGGACAAGAACCCACAGA GCAGCATTGAACGCATGATTCTGTGGGCGGTGAACGAGAACCGCATCAGCGAGGTGCGGGAAATCCTGAAACTGGACGCGGACACCGTGAACGCCAAGGATAACGACGGATACACGCCGCTGCACCGAGCTGCCTATAATAACTTTGTGGATATGGccaagttgctgctgcagtaccGTGCCAATCCCAACGCCCGCACCGAACTGGGATGGACGCCATTGCACTCCGCCTGCAAGTGGAACAACGCGGATTGCGCCcacttgctgctgcagtttggCGCCGAAGTAAATGCGGAATCGGACGGCAAGCAGACGCCGCTTCACATAACCGCCACTGTCTCCAATTGTCGTAATACGGCCACGGTCCTTCTGCTGGACCGAAACATCCTGCCGCGCAAGGAGAACAACTCTGAGGAATTGGCCTCGGTGATCGCCCGACGTACCGGCATGAGTTTTCCCATTTTCGAGTCCGGCGAGGAAGCCTACGACTGCGAAACGGGACTGATAGATTAA
- the LOC6611322 gene encoding probable tRNA(His) guanylyltransferase has product MRLLGTLNKFGKLLNYSLARNFPKRSMACSRFEYVKSFEQDDSILPNVWIVIRIDGKKFHKFSKTHDFEKPNDENALNVMNAAATAVMQEFRDIVLAYGQSDEYSFVFRKETATFKRRSAKLLTYVTSLFSSSYVMQWSKWMNLPLAYAPCFDGRVVLYPSEQNLKDYLSWRQADVHVNNLYNTAFWKLVLEKGLTNQEAEAKLRGTFSADKNELLFQEFGINYNNLPAMYRKGTILLRKRVILGEKSRQAVVPLHEDLISSQFWKEHTEILGKYVPGTYNAPQTLPRLVEMQLNGKELDDEAEEPQNLAGTS; this is encoded by the exons ATGCGTTTGCTTGGAACTTTGAATAAATTTGGTAAATTATTGAATTATTCCCTTGCCCGGAATTTCCCAAAACGCAGCATGGCCTGCAGCAGATTCGAGTACGTTAAGTCCTTTGAGCAGGACGACAGCATACTGCCCAATGTGTGGATAGTCATACGAATAGACGGCAAAAAGTTCCACAAGTTCTCCAAGACACACGATTTTGAAAAGCCCAACGATGAAAATG CTCTCAATGTGATGAATGCTGCTGCCACGGCGGTGATGCAGGAGTTTCGGGACATTGTCCTCGCCTACGGTCAAAGTGATGAGTACTCCTTTGTTTTTCGCAAAGAGACGGCAACCTTCAAGCGACGATCCGCCAAACTGCTCACCTACGTCACCAGTTTGTTCTCCTCAAGCTATGTGATGCAATGGTCCAAGTGGATGAATCTGCCATTGGCCTATGCCCCCTGTTTCGATGGTCGCGTTGTTCTGTATCCTTCGGAGCAGAATCTAAAGGACTATCTCAGCTGGCGACAGGCCGATGTGCACGTGAACAACCTGTACAACACCGCCTTTTGGAAACTCGTTTTGGAAAAAGGCCTGACGAACCAGGAAGCCGAGGCGAAACTCCGTGGAACTTTTTCGGCGGACAAAAATGAGCTGCTCTTCCAGGAATTCGGGATAAATTACAACAATCTGCCAGCAATGTACAGAAAGGGAACGATTCTGCTTAGAAAGCGAGTGATATTGGGTGAAAAGAGCAGGCAGGCCGTGGTGCCGCTGCACGAGGATCTGATATCTTCGCAGTTCTGGAAAGAACACACCGAAATATTGGGAAAATATGTGCCTGGCACCTACAACGCACCACAAACACTGCCCCGATTGGTGGAGATGCAACTAAATGGCAAGGAACTGGACGACGAGGCGGAGGAGCCACAAAATCTGGCCGGTACCAGCtga
- the LOC6611321 gene encoding protein Dr1, whose amino-acid sequence MSNPQEELLPPSAEDDELTLPRASINKIIKELVPTVRVANESRELILNCCSEFIHLISSEANEVCNMRNKKTINAEHVLEALERLGFHDYKQEAEAVLHDCKEVAAKRRRQSTRLENLGIPEEELLRQQQELFAKAREEQAREEQQQWMSMQAAAMVQRPPLADGSVASKPSEDDDDDDDDDY is encoded by the coding sequence ATGTCGAATCCGCAGGAAGAACTCCTGCCGCCCAGCGCCGAGGACGACGAGCTGACCCTGCCACGGGCCAGCATCAACAAGATCATCAAGGAGCTGGTGCCCACGGTGCGGGTGGCCAACGAGAGTCGCGAGCTGATACTCAACTGCTGCTCGGAGTTCATTCATCTGATCAGTTCGGAGGCCAACGAGGTGTGCAACATGCGCAACAAGAAGACGATCAACGCGGAACACGTCCTGGAGGCGTTGGAACGCCTGGGCTTCCACGACTACAAACAAGAGGCGGAGGCCGTTCTGCACGACTGCAAGGAGGTGGCAGCCAAGCGAAGGCGCCAGAGCACGCGCCTGGAGAACCTGGGCATtccggaggaggagctgctgcgCCAGCAGCAAGAGCTGTTCGCCAAGGCACGCGAGGAGCAGGCGCGCGAGGAGCAGCAACAGTGGATGAGCATGCAGGCGGCGGCCATGGTGCAGCGACCACCGCTGGCCGACGGCTCCGTTGCCAGCAAGCCAAGTgaggatgacgacgacgatgacgacgacgactacTAG